aggACTCATATGCTCGAATCGGGCGGTTAATAATTAAGGGAGACTTACTCAAAATAATTAAATATGAGCTATCAATATTTTATTAAAAATGGGCCTATTGGCGGAGGCTAAGCACCCCTCTGTCCCCTCCCTAGCTCGCTACTGGTTGCACTTTTTCTTTATTATAATGTCCCCCTAAATTCGACCTAGAGATCCGAACATCCATTGAATATTTGAACACAAAGTTTGTGAATTAGTGAAATATTTGTCAAATATCAGTGATCAAGTATTGTCGTAAACTACGTAGTAAATCATATATTTGATGCATGTTCTACGGGTAAAGATTCATTTTCTAAGGTAAAGGTAGTCAACTTCATACAAGCCGAGGACTTGGTATTGTTTCATGTGAAAATTGGCAAATTTGCATCAGGCAAGTAATCGCAGGAAATTGGAGAAAAAACCTTCCgtcccaggaattgaacccgggttgcttggcaaatAATCGCGGGTCCTTCCACACTGAGGCATGATACCATTGAAGCAAACGTTCGTTGGTAGTATTATTTTCATTTATTTGGATTTAAGGTAGAAACAACAAGATACATTACGTTATAAAGTCTTCTTCAATGAAACTACTTCTACCTCTATAACCAAAATCCGCAAGCTAAGTTCCGAATCTTGGACCACAAATGCACTTAACAAGAGTGAACAATATACATTCGCACGAGTCAGTGGTTGGTTTTATTAACAGTTAACACACTAATATTGTGACCACATAAACCATATTGCATGTACTGGTTTTTAATTCAATCAACTGTTATGATAAAATTTGATCACAAGTTTAAGTAAATGGTTGATCACTGACCCAAAAAGACAAGTCATTCAGTAGTCTTGACTCTTGACCTTATGTTTATCAATGATCATCTAAACATAAACTTTTCAAATTTGTAGAATCATTATGTACACTAATTTTACTTAGTTACCTGCACCAACTTATTAACATTACAACTTTTCTCCAAAAAACAAAAACAAGTTCAAAAAGATAACGATGATATCTGTATAAGCTAACGATTAATAAATGTTACCAATCGATGCAGTCCTTCTTGGAACATGGTTAGTCACTTCTTTCGAGTTTTGTTTACCTTCCGTTTTCCAGAACCCTTTTTACTGGTAGATTTGAAAGCTAGCCCCTTGGCATAAGTTTGAGCAGAAGTAACAAAACCATCGGTTGACACCGCATACCCTACTTTTGTTATTAATCCTGTAACATTATCATCCTTTTTGTCAGCCTTGAATGCCACATCCTTATCTCCCTCATGCTTCTGCAACTTCAAATTTGATATCTTTGAAAGCAATTCATGTTCTCGAGGAACAACAAAATTCACTGATTTTCGGCATTCTGACTGTTTCTGAGTGGCAGACTGAACATTTTTATCAGCAGATGTATTTGACACGAAGGTAAATATCTTCTCAAGAACCACATCGGAATCAGCTGGCTCGTTTCTTTCCTATGATGTCGCATTTGTTAAAGATGACTTTTCAGAAACAGTTTCATCGTTTTTGTCAGCGTAAAATGTCACATTCTTATTTCCCTCATGCTTATCTAATTTCAGATTTGACATCTTTGATAGCAATTCAtgttcttgaggcacaacaatcgATTTTTCGCGTTCTGACGGTTTTTGAGTGGCAGACTGAACATTTTTATTAGCAGATTCCTTTGACCCGAAAGTAGATATCTTCTCAAGATCCACATCGGAATTAGCCGGCATGTTTCTCTCCTTTGACATCTCATTGGTTAAACATGGCATTTCAGAAACAATGGAGGATATCTGGGTAGACGACAGCATTTCACCTAGCGAGACTGCTTGGTCAAGTGACTCTTTCAGCAAGTTCACATCCTTAATTTTATCAGAGACATCTCCACTGCAATATATTAATATTGTGTAAGCAAGAAAGTTTGAGCTAAATAGAGTACCTATGCCCTGTTGTAGAAGTATGTTTAGTCGGCTGACGGTCGGTTTGGGGACTAACCCGTCCTGTTCTGACAAAAAACGCCTAAAAAGTCGATTCAAAGTCAGTTAAAGTCAGGCTGAGTCAAGTCCGGGTCGGTCAAAGTTAAAGTTGGTCCGAATTTTGATATTTTCTAAACTTAGATTTTGTGCGGTAtatctatgtttgaaatatttatattttatgtttgATAAATTTTtgtgtaatatatatatgtttaatttacTTCTTACTAAAATTCAACGTTGGTCAACGTCTGACTCGTCCCTCCAAAGTCCCGACCGACGCGTCCCGACTGGTAACTTTTATAACCTTGGATAACTAAGTGGATACTACGACTTACTCTAACATATCAACAACATGGCCGCGATCAACGAGAAACTGCTGCAACTGTATCAAGAGTAAGTAAAAAACAATAACACTGTAAATAAAAAATCATTCTTAACATGGAATCAATAACCGCAaaatttttattttgttaaaaTACTACCTTGGAATTCTTAACTACTTCTACTTTCAGTCTTTCAGACATTTCTTTAACTTTATTCAATTGATTTTCTTCATCTGCAAGTGCTTTTTCAGCCAAAGATTCTTTTTCTAGCTTTACTTTATCTGCAAATTCCTTTTCTCTTAATGCTGAAGTCATTCTCTTCTCCAAGGCATTACGCATCTGATTAAAAAAATGATAACTGTAATTAGCCTCAAAAACTTCAATGCAAATAATAATTACAAGATGTTAACAGATAGATGTTGTACCTTAATAAGGACAGCAAGGGATGTACCTCCTTGATTCAGCACTTCCAACACACGTAATTTTAGCTCCTTCACTTTAGTGTCTAAAACTAGCTTCTGTGCATACACTTCTTTTGCATGCTGCAAAGTCCAAGAACTAAGTAAAATCACGTGCACACGTAAAATAAATTTAAAGTAAACCAAGGTTGTGTTATATCCTTATTAACATCTCATTTCTATCAAAAAGGTCAATAAAACTTAGTATTTTGTGCCAATTGTTAGTTACTAAACTCCTGTTAACAAACAACTATTAACTGTCTGTTACAAAGCTTCAGTAGCCAAAACAGTACtgcaagaaaagaaaaaaaatcttaCAGTTGAAAAAAACTTCTTTAGAAATAAAACCATAGTATATGTCCTTGGCTATTTATGATGTTAAATTATTTTACCTATAGGTGAGCATGGTAATATTCCAGTTATGactcattaaagtttagttaccaaatTTCACCTGCAGAAACTTAAGAGAGGATTCCAACCCTTTAGATTAACTATATATGGGATGATAATTTTTTACCTGCCATTAGCTTTCTAACAGCAAAAAAAGTAATGAAATTAACCATACAATTAGATTCCAcaaattgaaatgcataaatttcaGTAGTAACCAAATCGCCCTATAAGTAGTCTACTAAATGTACTTACATCACATTTGAtcctacatatatatatacacataaaaagaAAAAAGATTCAAAAACCGTATCATTTGCTTCCTTTACACGCTGCCGCGCCTGTTTGAGTTCCTCAGCCTTAGCAAGAGTATCTAAGCTACTTGTAGCTGCTTCTTCTTTCGCCTGTTCTGCAGCCTTTTCTGTACATTCTACCTGTTTAATTAAGCTGATGATCCCATCCATTGTCGAATCCAGAGTTTTCTGCATAAAAATGTCGAATATTATGAAACAACCGCACCTAAAGCAAGCACTAATGTACCAGACACAAAAGGAACAGAACaacaaatacaataacaataagatCTTTGAGTCAGCAGTTTTACCAATCAAACAAAAATGAATGATGATGAATAAAACAAGATGTTATAAAAACAATCATTGCAAAGCTCTTCATCCCTATTAAAATAGCACAAAATGTCGTCTGTATACTTACTATAATAGTAGATTTTATGTGTATCAAACTTACAAATCTTTGTTATTGTAACTATCCGCGAAGGTTAATCACCATTGGATCGATAATTATAAGTTACACATCTTCAACCATATCATAAAAACGGGCATTATCATACTTCAAGGGCCACAAACAATAACACTATAAATTGAAAGTTTGATAGTCATATTATAAATAAGCATAAAATAAAATGCCATTAGATAAAAACACTTTCGGCCCTAAAAAGGAACTTCAATATGATCAAAATTAGCAACGTTAGTAGTTAACTATAAACAAATCATCATAAAATTAACAACAATTAAAAAAGATTAATCACAATGAGCAGCTTCATTTGTGAAAATAATAGCAACGATCACTCATAAACATGATATGAATAAAATTAGGTATTTAATAGGTTTACCTTGTTATTAGTAGCATCTTCAATAACAGTATCAAGTAGTTGACATGAACAGGTGATCTTATTACTGATGTTAATTGCAGAATCGTCATCATTAACCTTTTTAAACTCAAAATCAATTTTATCGTGCTTACAGATATCCATTTGAAGAATAAAACCCTAATGTTACGAAATAATTTGTCTAAGGCTAAAAATAAAAGATGTTGGTGTTGTTTGATAAGTATAGTGTCTACTAAATGCAAAATTCAAATGAGTAAATAGTACCGTGATACCACCCTTTTGCTCTTTAAATAAATgataagtaatatataataatgTGCGTTTGGGTTTGGGATTGGGATTGGGATTGGGTTTGGGATTGGGTTTTAGTTTGGGCTTTGCTTATACGCATGTAAAGAATAAGGGTATGAGTTTGATTGAATAGTGTTTATAATTCTATACTTAAACGTGTTTGGAAAGTATTTTAAAGAGTAAATGTCATTCCTAATATGAGTGGTACATCAAGAAGACTTATCAAAAATGCATAAAATGAATGAATTTATCAAAAATGTTGTTGAAAATTTCACCACCCTTATTTTAACTGATTAAATACGATTTTGACACAGTTGTTAAACTTTGACCTATTTAACGAGATGGTGACCGACTAAATCTCATTTTGCACGACTGGCTGACATTGACCAATTAATTGGACGGATTAAAAAAATCTAATCACTTTGTTTCAAATAGAATTAGAATTTTTACAACCATGTAACCACCGCCCTACTAACGTTTTAGTCTGACTTTTAGCTAAGCATTACCGCATATCAATCTATTCTAATATTGCTCGAGGTAAGACATCTTTGTCTAATTTATATTGTAACCAGGGCCGTCTCATTATTTTTGAAGGCCCTGTACAAGACGTAAAAATGGACCCTTTTTATTTTTTAACTAAAGACGAAATTTTTTTCAGAAGCAAGCAGGGAGGGGTCGTGGACGTGGTCGTGTTATAAATAAAAGTAGGTCTTTTATataagataatttttcatatataattaataagttcaGTAATAATAAAGTCCCATCGTGAGACCTTGTGAAAACATctattctttttcattttaaacatTTTTATGTCTGGATTGTGTTTAGGAGCCACAAGTTCTGAAAAACTAAAAAACATATTAAAGTTGCTATATCCATAACTAAATATTATTAACAAATTTCCTTTTTACTTAACAATTAACAATAACTAGTTCGGGTCCGGCCCGCGCAATGCGGCGGGGgttttcggcctgcgtattcatatttaacgtagcttttGTATTTACAGAAGGAaaaacggcccatgtgttaagcgccattgttggtgttgtcgtctttactgttttttaaaatctgtccggttcgaacgtagttagtttcgttttgttgataaaattatttcgagtctaacaGTGCTCGCGAAAAaatataactcgcggcgagcaggaagatacgggctgtcattGTTTTTAGCGTTTTTAAAAAAATGTCCGTTTCATTTGTAACCTCGACAAAGCCATAGTAAAATGAGCATGTTTAGTCACAGAGGTGGAGGTACACTTGCTTTACTGTGGGCCTGTGACTCCACTACGAACCTAGAAATTCAAAGTTCATTAGCCCATTTAGTATATAGTATTTGGATTTGTTGTAAGTGACACCATTAATTTACTTTCAGCAGTCCAACATTTGATGATTGTAAATCCAATATAAGATAAGATAACCCATCAGTCCATGCACTTTTTAATAAAAAAAACGTAATTAGGGGATTTGTTTGAATATGGGCACCCTTTTCAAAAGTTTTgcgtttttttttttacagttgTTCGAGACTTTCAAAAATACCTCAAATTTACACTACaccaaatttaaatatatattcaaGAATTAGCCATCATCAAAGCTTGTAATCACTGTATATATAGATGAAATACGCCATTATCAAAGCTTGTAATTATACAGAGATGAAAGAGGCACTAAAGATCATCTGATGAAAAACATTTGCTAGTATTACGGAAAAAGTTAAACTTGAATCGAGTGGCGGATCTAGGAACATTTGGTAGTCATTGGTTAAAATCTCAGAAAAATTTCTACTAAAAGTCTTATTTCATTTGTGTCACTTAAAAAAATTTACACTATTCACTGGTGTCAATAGTTAAAATCCCAAAAAAAATTTCAGTACATCGCGTATTTCAGTAGTGTCCCGTGTAACCATTGGGACTAAACTACATCCGCCCATGCTTGAATCGTTTTCAAGGGGATAAACCTTAACTTgattttttatgtttatattcaattATAGTTTGCCCATTAAATTTTTGTACTTGATATATgtcgatatatttttttttaacagcgattgggatcacccgagggggactttaccacccgttgcgatcatctcccgtttcgactatgccgttacagcgataataaccccgcccccatcgctgcccgggaggaaaccttgaaaccgatccaagggcacggccaagtaaaacccccctcccctttacccccaaacgatatgaaaaaggtgtcatgggtggatacttcatggcatggatgaaattgtgtttttaatatgtagtcaacgggggtcgaactccttgtTAGCAGATATATTTGTTAGCCCATATGTTTGGTAGATTCATTTGTAGCTCATTCTTATAAGGGCCCAATAGGAATTTTATGTGGTAGACTATATATACTCTTTGTAATGTACTAGTATTATTTTGGCAACAatcaaatgataatcataatcgtaGATTAACATGGTATCAGCAGCCGGTGCCTTTTTTCTCTAATTATCGAcatcctttttttttttctttttttttttctttttttcctcTCCACGTCCAGTGTTGCGACATCAGTCAAAACTCTAAAGATTCCATCACACACTTGTAAgccgcaattttagaaaaatcataTTAGCCACCGCCGCATAAAAGGATTTCTTATGTTTGCCTCTCAATTCTTAGCCGACATCATAGTACTAATCATCAATTTTCTTTTAATTTATCAATAGCACATGGCATATCAATTTAATTGAGCGCCCTCTTGTTTCCTTCTATCATATCGATAAAACAGAGTGCTCATCCACAacaaaatataattaattttgtgaagaattttgtTTTCACAGCATAAAGGGGTGTTACGGAGTATTAATCTTTTTATTTTTTGGTGAAATCACAGCAAGTCTACCTTAGATTTAAAAAGCATCACAACAAAGCATTTGTGCCTTGGAGTTTGTGTGTTGGTCAGTATATACAAAAACAAAAGACGCAGCTATTGATTTTTAATTAGTATATTGAAATTATGCAAGTCCAACTATAGCAACAAGCTACAACCTTTTTTAGCGGGCCGGCTGCACCTACAAACAGCCCATTTGTCAGTCCTATGCAACATCAGGAGACTTTTATACCGAAGGCATTTAATGCCAACACTCCTTCAGACTATGGTAATTCTGGTTGGATCATGGACACTGGTGCGTCAACTCACCTCACCTCTAGCATTAAAAATTTAAGTACTGTTTTTAATCATTGCATTTATCCTTCTGTTGCTGTTGGTGACGGGAACCACATCCCCGTTGTCAACACTGGTCATAGCATTTTGCCTAATATTAACGACCCCTACACCTGTCTAATGTTCTCGTTACACCTAACATTGTAAAAAACCTTATTTCGGTTCGTCGTTTTGCACGTGATAATAAAGTGTCTGTTTGTTTTGACGAGTTTGGTTTTTCTGTCAAAGACTACGTGACTCATCGTCTGCTCCTCCGATGTGACAGCACCGGA
The window above is part of the Rutidosis leptorrhynchoides isolate AG116_Rl617_1_P2 chromosome 1, CSIRO_AGI_Rlap_v1, whole genome shotgun sequence genome. Proteins encoded here:
- the LOC139875856 gene encoding uncharacterized protein, which translates into the protein MDICKHDKIDFEFKKVNDDDSAINISNKITCSCQLLDTVIEDATNNKKTLDSTMDGIISLIKQVECTEKAAEQAKEEAATSSLDTLAKAEELKQARQRVKEANDTHAKEVYAQKLVLDTKVKELKLRVLEVLNQGGTSLAVLIKMRNALEKRMTSALREKEFADKVKLEKESLAEKALADEENQLNKVKEMSERLKVEVVKNSKLQQFLVDRGHVVDMLDGDVSDKIKDVNLLKESLDQAVSLGEMLSSTQISSIVSEMPCLTNEMSKERNMPANSDVDLEKISTFGSKESANKNVQSATQKPSEREKSIVVPQEHELLSKMSNLKLDKHEGNKNVTFYADKNDETVSEKSSLTNATS